A portion of the Candidatus Binatia bacterium genome contains these proteins:
- the recG gene encoding ATP-dependent DNA helicase RecG, translating into MAGRNLRAELTENARRPLVFLREADPGQRTRIRLPLDAWLGSLDELRDSGPLVDELRKAIEALRTAKGEAVDPVVDHCLSLLEAFAQLPDPGGEGSDLPAGDIVSASTSVPATEPASPPASAATGRKPASRATKKAGTSRSARATSAGGRKKVDVLDPAAPWQQVAAAPLSALSGVGPKREQELAKFGLERLEDLLYHLPFRYEDRRQVMTTRDLQAGEMATLAVKIRHVDERSAGRARRRILTVVAGDENGSVELVWYNQIRWFAQRLKTDSTWLVHGKVEAAYGAFLRIVHPEAELLEDGGNAPVAGVVPVYEKPTAMPRQAMRRAVLAAVEGFAARIPDVVPLPARERLELLPMAEAFSQVHIPELDADLTALAEMRSPGHRSIVFEELFLVQLGLLLRKGEVKATPGIAFAPRGARVDQLLASLPFALTAAQERVLSEIEADMGRPQPMHRLVQGDVGSGKTIVAVVAALQAIESGYQAVIMAPTELLAEQHWKTVQDVAGGLGIALDFLSGEVGTAARREILPRLAAGEPGLVVGTHALIQDGVKFGRLGLAVIDEQHRFGVMQRAVLGREDGVEEAPDILLMTATPIPRTMALSVYGDLDLSIIDELPPGRKPVRTEILAADRREQVFAAIREEVSAGRQAYIVYPLIEESENSDLRDATSGADEIRANLPECSVALIHGRVPAAERERIMREFKEGAYQILVATTVIEVGIDVANATVMVIEHAERFGLSQLHQLRGRVGRGASAARCLLVADWAQSREARERLRVMTETTDGLRIAEADLAIRGPGAMLGTRQSGVPDFRVANILRDQALLHEARDVAMALLEGDPDLSAPESQGLRDALAARWAGRLGLARVG; encoded by the coding sequence TTGGCCGGGCGGAATCTGCGGGCAGAGTTGACCGAGAACGCCCGGCGGCCATTGGTCTTTCTCCGCGAGGCTGATCCGGGCCAACGCACTCGGATTCGGCTCCCTTTGGATGCATGGCTCGGTTCTCTCGACGAACTGCGGGATTCGGGCCCTTTGGTGGATGAGCTTCGGAAAGCAATCGAGGCTCTTCGGACCGCCAAGGGCGAAGCTGTCGATCCGGTCGTTGACCATTGCCTCAGCCTGTTGGAGGCTTTTGCCCAGCTGCCGGACCCTGGTGGTGAGGGGTCGGACCTGCCTGCCGGCGACATCGTGTCTGCTTCCACCTCCGTACCTGCGACTGAACCCGCATCTCCACCCGCGTCGGCGGCGACGGGGCGGAAGCCCGCATCGAGGGCTACGAAGAAGGCAGGGACGAGCCGATCTGCTCGGGCGACTTCTGCAGGTGGGCGAAAAAAAGTCGACGTGCTCGATCCGGCGGCCCCATGGCAGCAGGTCGCGGCAGCGCCGCTCTCGGCTCTGTCAGGGGTAGGGCCCAAACGCGAGCAGGAGTTGGCCAAATTCGGGCTCGAGCGTTTGGAAGATCTCCTCTACCATCTCCCGTTTCGTTACGAGGATCGTCGTCAGGTGATGACGACTCGCGATCTGCAGGCAGGCGAGATGGCGACTCTTGCGGTGAAGATTCGCCATGTGGACGAGCGCTCCGCGGGTCGTGCCCGACGCCGTATTCTGACGGTCGTGGCCGGCGACGAGAACGGCTCGGTTGAATTGGTCTGGTATAACCAGATCCGTTGGTTCGCCCAGCGGCTCAAGACCGATTCGACGTGGTTGGTCCATGGGAAAGTGGAAGCCGCATACGGTGCCTTTCTGCGCATCGTTCACCCCGAAGCCGAGCTGCTTGAAGATGGTGGGAATGCTCCGGTGGCCGGCGTGGTTCCGGTGTATGAAAAGCCGACAGCCATGCCACGTCAGGCGATGCGACGAGCGGTCCTCGCGGCTGTGGAGGGCTTCGCTGCGCGGATTCCGGATGTGGTCCCGTTGCCGGCGCGGGAAAGACTCGAGCTGCTGCCCATGGCAGAGGCCTTCTCGCAGGTGCATATCCCGGAACTGGATGCGGATTTGACGGCTCTGGCAGAGATGCGTTCCCCAGGACATCGTTCCATCGTTTTTGAGGAGCTCTTTCTGGTGCAACTGGGTCTTCTGCTGCGCAAGGGCGAGGTCAAAGCGACACCGGGGATCGCTTTTGCGCCGAGAGGCGCGCGAGTAGATCAGTTGTTGGCCTCGCTGCCCTTCGCCCTTACGGCTGCGCAGGAGCGCGTTCTATCCGAAATCGAAGCCGATATGGGACGCCCGCAGCCCATGCATCGATTGGTGCAGGGGGATGTGGGCAGTGGCAAGACGATCGTCGCGGTGGTGGCGGCATTGCAGGCAATCGAATCCGGCTACCAAGCTGTGATCATGGCGCCGACCGAGCTTCTGGCGGAGCAGCATTGGAAAACGGTGCAGGATGTGGCGGGCGGGTTGGGCATCGCGCTGGACTTTCTGAGCGGTGAGGTCGGTACGGCCGCGCGTCGTGAGATTTTGCCGCGGCTGGCGGCGGGCGAGCCGGGACTCGTCGTCGGTACGCATGCCCTGATTCAGGATGGCGTGAAGTTTGGCAGGCTCGGTCTGGCGGTGATTGATGAACAGCATCGTTTTGGTGTGATGCAGCGTGCGGTGCTGGGCCGCGAGGACGGCGTGGAGGAAGCGCCGGATATCCTTCTGATGACGGCAACCCCGATTCCCCGCACGATGGCCTTGAGCGTCTATGGTGATCTTGACCTGTCGATCATTGATGAACTGCCTCCGGGGCGAAAGCCGGTCCGGACCGAAATCCTCGCAGCCGACAGGCGGGAGCAGGTTTTTGCGGCGATCCGCGAGGAGGTTTCGGCCGGTCGACAGGCGTATATCGTCTATCCGTTGATCGAGGAATCCGAAAATAGCGACCTGCGTGACGCGACGTCGGGCGCGGACGAGATCCGGGCGAACCTGCCGGAATGCTCGGTCGCCCTGATCCATGGCCGCGTCCCGGCGGCAGAGCGCGAGCGGATCATGCGCGAATTCAAGGAGGGGGCCTACCAGATCCTGGTGGCGACGACGGTGATCGAGGTGGGTATCGATGTAGCGAATGCGACCGTCATGGTGATCGAGCATGCGGAGCGCTTCGGCTTGTCTCAATTACATCAGCTCCGTGGGCGGGTCGGGCGGGGTGCTTCGGCCGCGAGATGTCTACTGGTGGCGGACTGGGCGCAGTCCCGCGAGGCGCGAGAGCGCCTGCGGGTGATGACCGAGACCACCGACGGTCTTCGAATTGCGGAAGCGGATCTCGCGATCCGAGGTCCCGGAGCGATGTTGGGAACGCGCCAATCGGGTGTTCCCGACTTCCGGGTGGCGAATATTCTACGGGATCAGGCGCTTCTGCATGAGGCCCGAGATGTGGCGATGGCCCTGCTGGAGGGCGATCCGGACCTGTCAGCGCCCGAGTCACAAGGGTTGCGTGACGCTCTGGCCGCGCGATGGGCAGGTCGTTTGGGTCTGGCCCGGGTTGGGTGA
- the alaC gene encoding alanine transaminase, whose protein sequence is MEFPRIKRLPPYVFNVIGDLKVDARARGEDIVDFGMGNPDTPTPKHIVDKLVEAAQNPRNHRYSVSRGIYKLRLAICDWYARRYGVSLDPDSEAIVTIGSKEGIAHLSLAMLGAGDVVLAPTPTYPIHQYSVIIANGDLRSVPLGPGQDFFQNLLEATRQSWPKPKFLILNFPHNPTTEIVDLEFFERIVEFARAHDMLVVHDLAYADICFDGYTPPSLLQVPGAREIGVEFFSLSKSYSMPGWRVGFACGNQEIIAALARMKSYLDYGIFQPVQIAATVALNGPQDCLDEIRDHYRSRRDVLCDGLTRAGWNVPRPKSTMFVWAEIPDEFKKAGSLEFSKFLLEEAKVAVSPGIGFGEYGDDFVRFALIENEHRTRQAIRGVRKALNLGGSPPLITKEMTAAATQKPGGENDGR, encoded by the coding sequence ATGGAATTTCCGCGGATCAAGCGCCTCCCGCCCTACGTCTTCAACGTCATCGGTGACTTGAAGGTCGACGCCCGGGCTCGGGGGGAGGATATTGTCGATTTCGGGATGGGTAACCCGGACACGCCGACCCCGAAGCATATTGTGGACAAGCTGGTCGAGGCTGCTCAGAACCCCCGGAATCACCGCTATTCGGTGTCGCGCGGGATCTACAAGCTCCGATTGGCGATTTGTGATTGGTACGCGCGTCGCTACGGAGTGTCTCTGGATCCGGATAGCGAGGCGATTGTCACGATCGGTTCCAAAGAAGGGATTGCCCACCTTTCGTTGGCGATGTTGGGCGCGGGCGATGTGGTGCTCGCGCCGACGCCGACTTATCCGATCCATCAGTATTCCGTGATCATCGCCAACGGCGATTTGCGTTCGGTACCACTCGGGCCCGGACAGGATTTCTTTCAAAATCTGCTCGAGGCGACGCGTCAGAGTTGGCCGAAGCCGAAGTTCCTGATTCTGAACTTTCCGCATAATCCCACAACGGAGATTGTCGACCTCGAGTTCTTTGAGCGGATCGTCGAGTTCGCCCGTGCGCACGATATGCTTGTGGTTCACGATTTGGCATATGCGGATATCTGCTTTGACGGCTACACGCCGCCAAGCTTGTTGCAGGTTCCGGGCGCCCGCGAAATCGGTGTGGAATTCTTCTCTCTCTCGAAGAGCTACAGTATGCCGGGTTGGCGAGTGGGTTTCGCCTGCGGCAATCAGGAAATCATTGCGGCTTTGGCGCGGATGAAGAGCTATCTGGATTACGGCATTTTCCAGCCGGTCCAGATCGCAGCGACGGTAGCCTTGAATGGCCCGCAAGATTGTCTCGACGAGATTCGAGATCACTACCGCTCGCGTCGAGATGTCCTCTGTGACGGGCTGACGCGTGCTGGCTGGAATGTGCCACGACCGAAATCGACGATGTTCGTATGGGCAGAAATTCCGGATGAATTCAAAAAAGCGGGCTCGCTGGAATTCTCGAAGTTTCTGCTCGAGGAGGCCAAGGTTGCTGTTTCGCCCGGGATTGGTTTCGGCGAGTATGGCGACGATTTTGTACGCTTTGCCTTGATTGAAAACGAGCATCGAACTCGCCAGGCGATCCGGGGCGTTCGCAAGGCTTTGAATTTGGGAGGAAGTCCTCCCCTGATCACAAAAGAAATGACGGCTGCGGCAACGCAAAAGCCGGGAGGTGAGAACGATGGGCGCTAA
- a CDS encoding homoserine dehydrogenase, whose product MGAKKGRAASRGPARRPAPATRAGVRVGVVGWGTIGSGVIRFLRESNEHLASRLGAPIELARVADLDLTRKRAVRVPKSLLTKDARSILSDPKIDVVVELMGGLEPARTFVLEAIRHGKDVVTANKALLAHHGAEIFAAAEEVGVGVGFEASVGGGIPIIRTLREGISPDEHEAVFGIVNGTANYILSTMAADGLGFAEVLAAAQASGLAEADPTYDVDGIDSAHKLALLAQLAFGVALPLDAIHTEGIRDVDRVDMAYAKELGYVIKLLAVAKRDGKDIEARVHPTMIPATDPLALVDGAYNAVCVHSRGLERTMYYGQGAGMMPTAAAVIADVLDVARDRLGQGGPRLAPLGYPIARQVAAKVRPIGAIESDYYLRIMVRDEAGVLGKVAGQLGRSGISIASVVQRERVGRGAVPVVIRTHGTREKDLRKSLARVAALPAVKGRPVAIRIEEAPG is encoded by the coding sequence ATGGGCGCTAAAAAAGGACGTGCGGCTTCGCGTGGTCCCGCAAGGCGGCCGGCGCCAGCGACTCGAGCGGGCGTGCGCGTTGGCGTCGTTGGCTGGGGTACGATTGGCTCGGGCGTGATCCGATTTCTGCGTGAGTCGAATGAGCATTTGGCGTCTCGCCTGGGGGCCCCGATCGAATTGGCGCGAGTTGCCGACCTTGATCTGACCCGCAAGCGAGCGGTGCGCGTACCCAAATCGCTTCTGACCAAGGATGCCCGATCGATCCTTAGCGACCCTAAAATCGACGTGGTTGTCGAATTAATGGGCGGTCTTGAGCCTGCTCGGACGTTTGTGCTCGAAGCGATTCGCCATGGCAAGGATGTCGTGACCGCAAACAAGGCTCTTCTCGCTCATCACGGAGCTGAAATCTTTGCCGCGGCCGAAGAGGTCGGCGTCGGCGTCGGTTTCGAAGCCAGCGTCGGTGGCGGGATCCCGATCATCCGGACTCTCCGTGAAGGCATCTCTCCGGACGAACATGAGGCGGTATTCGGCATCGTGAACGGAACCGCGAACTATATTCTCAGCACCATGGCCGCCGACGGCCTGGGCTTTGCCGAGGTGCTCGCCGCGGCTCAGGCCAGCGGTCTGGCCGAAGCGGATCCGACCTACGATGTCGACGGTATCGACTCGGCTCATAAGCTCGCGCTCCTGGCTCAGTTGGCCTTCGGAGTGGCTTTGCCATTGGATGCCATTCATACGGAGGGGATTCGGGACGTGGATCGGGTAGATATGGCTTACGCCAAAGAGCTTGGGTACGTGATCAAGCTTCTGGCGGTGGCCAAGCGGGATGGCAAGGATATCGAGGCCCGCGTTCATCCCACGATGATTCCCGCCACCGACCCTCTGGCTCTTGTCGATGGTGCGTATAATGCGGTTTGCGTGCATTCCCGCGGTCTCGAGAGGACCATGTACTACGGGCAGGGCGCCGGCATGATGCCGACGGCCGCAGCCGTAATCGCCGATGTTCTGGATGTGGCTCGAGATCGTTTGGGTCAGGGTGGGCCTCGTTTGGCACCGCTGGGTTATCCGATCGCGCGCCAGGTCGCCGCGAAGGTTCGACCGATCGGTGCCATCGAAAGCGACTACTACCTGCGGATCATGGTTCGTGATGAGGCGGGTGTCCTCGGGAAAGTGGCCGGCCAACTCGGCCGGTCGGGGATTTCGATCGCGTCGGTCGTGCAACGCGAGCGGGTGGGCCGTGGTGCAGTGCCCGTCGTGATCCGGACGCACGGAACTCGCGAAAAGGATCTGCGAAAATCTCTGGCCCGCGTCGCGGCCTTGCCTGCGGTCAAGGGCAGGCCGGTCGCGATCCGCATCGAGGAGGCTCCGGGCTGA
- the glpX gene encoding class II fructose-bisphosphatase, translating into MDRNLALELARVTEAASLAAGRLMGRGDPMAIDQAATAAMHRAFGAIETTGKIVIGEAPVGTGDPLHVGEFVGGGGEDAPVAMDVALDALEGVTVCATGGANALSIILVGMPGEILCCPETYMEKIACGPEGKGVVSLAQSPTENLKALAAAKGVYVEDLTAVILDRPRHSRLVHEIREAGARVQLLADGDLAAAIATARPDSGVDILLGIGGGQQGVLAAGALQGLGGVFEGRFRPLSGDETVLLKEAGLEEADRIFPSEALVGENVMFAATGVTSGHLLSGVQFFKGGARTNSVVVRSATRTTRWIETHHHFDFKPEY; encoded by the coding sequence ATGGATCGTAACCTTGCATTGGAACTGGCGCGCGTGACGGAGGCCGCCTCGCTGGCCGCGGGGCGGTTGATGGGACGCGGTGATCCGATGGCGATCGATCAAGCGGCTACGGCCGCCATGCATCGAGCGTTCGGGGCGATCGAGACCACGGGCAAGATCGTGATTGGCGAGGCCCCTGTCGGGACCGGCGATCCCCTTCATGTCGGAGAATTCGTGGGCGGCGGCGGGGAAGATGCTCCGGTGGCCATGGATGTTGCGCTCGATGCTCTGGAAGGCGTCACTGTCTGCGCGACCGGGGGTGCAAATGCCCTGTCGATCATTCTGGTCGGGATGCCGGGTGAAATTCTGTGCTGCCCGGAAACCTATATGGAGAAGATTGCCTGTGGGCCGGAGGGGAAGGGCGTGGTTTCGCTGGCCCAGTCCCCTACGGAGAACCTCAAGGCACTTGCGGCCGCCAAGGGTGTTTACGTTGAAGATCTCACAGCGGTGATTCTGGATCGCCCACGTCATAGTCGCCTCGTGCACGAGATCCGGGAAGCCGGTGCCCGTGTTCAGTTGCTCGCCGACGGAGATCTGGCCGCCGCTATCGCAACGGCACGTCCGGACTCCGGCGTCGATATCCTGCTCGGAATCGGCGGCGGCCAACAGGGCGTGCTGGCCGCGGGCGCTCTGCAGGGTCTGGGCGGCGTGTTCGAAGGAAGGTTTCGCCCCTTGTCAGGCGACGAGACTGTTCTCCTGAAAGAAGCGGGACTTGAGGAGGCTGATCGGATTTTCCCATCGGAAGCCCTGGTTGGCGAGAACGTGATGTTCGCCGCCACCGGCGTGACGAGCGGGCACCTCTTGTCCGGCGTACAGTTTTTCAAGGGAGGGGCGCGGACCAATTCTGTCGTCGTTCGATCGGCGACGCGTACGACCCGCTGGATCGAGACTCACCATCATTTTGATTTCAAACCGGAGTATTGA
- a CDS encoding enoyl-CoA hydratase-related protein, producing MSVEMTRQGEVATVTISRPRALNALDADTLRSLRECMQNLAMDPPRVVVLDSAGDRVFVAGADIASMSTMTPEEAREFTLLGHAAFDAIERLPSIVLAVVQGAALGGGCELALACDLVIASEKARFGQPETNLGLIPGFGGCSRLLRRVGVAAARELVYTGRLVDAAEARTLGLVNRIVAPESLREEADAWAAELATRPPLACARAKVAMAAAETSDARSAQAVEVEAFAGLFGAADTREGLEAFLEKRPAEFKGR from the coding sequence ATGTCCGTCGAGATGACCCGTCAGGGTGAAGTTGCTACCGTCACAATCTCACGTCCCCGTGCGCTGAACGCATTGGACGCCGATACGCTTCGGAGCCTTCGTGAGTGCATGCAAAATCTGGCCATGGATCCACCGCGAGTTGTGGTTCTGGATTCTGCCGGAGATCGCGTGTTTGTGGCCGGGGCAGATATTGCGTCGATGTCGACCATGACACCGGAGGAGGCTCGAGAGTTTACCCTGCTCGGCCACGCTGCGTTCGATGCAATTGAGCGCTTGCCTTCAATCGTCCTCGCGGTCGTGCAAGGTGCAGCGCTTGGCGGTGGTTGTGAATTGGCTCTTGCCTGCGATCTGGTGATCGCCAGCGAGAAGGCCCGATTCGGCCAGCCGGAAACCAACCTCGGTCTGATCCCGGGCTTCGGTGGGTGTTCTCGACTGTTGCGCCGTGTTGGTGTCGCCGCGGCGCGCGAGTTGGTCTACACAGGGCGCCTGGTCGATGCGGCAGAGGCGCGCACGCTCGGACTGGTCAATCGTATCGTGGCCCCCGAGTCCTTGCGAGAAGAGGCTGACGCCTGGGCTGCGGAATTGGCGACCCGGCCTCCATTGGCCTGCGCACGTGCCAAGGTTGCCATGGCCGCCGCCGAGACATCCGACGCTCGCTCGGCGCAGGCTGTCGAGGTGGAGGCATTTGCCGGTCTTTTTGGTGCTGCTGATACACGCGAGGGGCTTGAGGCCTTCCTCGAGAAGCGCCCGGCCGAATTCAAGGGTCGGTGA
- a CDS encoding cobalamin B12-binding domain-containing protein has translation MSSSTTQGAASRPLRILIAKPGLDGHDRGAKIIARALRDAGMEVIYSGLHQTAEMIAEAALQEDVDAVGLSLLSGAHLAQFPAVCELLGDKGASDIVVFGGGIIPEEDFPILQDQGVARLFTPGTSTDEIIKWVQENVRSDG, from the coding sequence GTGAGCTCTTCGACCACACAGGGAGCGGCCTCGCGGCCGTTGCGGATCTTGATCGCGAAACCGGGCCTCGACGGCCATGACCGCGGTGCCAAGATCATCGCCCGTGCGTTGCGCGATGCAGGGATGGAAGTGATCTATTCCGGGTTGCATCAGACCGCCGAAATGATCGCGGAAGCGGCTCTGCAGGAAGATGTCGATGCGGTGGGGCTCTCGCTGCTTTCGGGGGCTCACCTCGCGCAATTCCCCGCAGTCTGCGAGCTTCTCGGAGACAAGGGTGCGAGCGATATCGTGGTATTCGGGGGCGGGATCATTCCCGAAGAGGACTTCCCGATCTTGCAGGATCAGGGCGTAGCGCGCTTGTTTACGCCGGGGACGTCCACGGACGAGATCATCAAATGGGTGCAGGAAAATGTCCGCAGCGACGGTTGA
- a CDS encoding NAD(P)/FAD-dependent oxidoreductase, translating into MSAATVEKRDLVIVGAGPAGTAMALRLAQIDPALAQRTLVLDRAQFPRDKTCAGGLIPQTLSLLRSLGVGLEVPYVRVDEAVVEAGGPAIRMPDQGCCFVIRRFEFDAMLVAEARARGVEIREGASLRQATPVGGGIRLETTSGTIDARVVVGADGSGSRVRRDLVTQEEGWVARAAMADVPVEGDLPESFHFDFRSVLREELDGYEWSFPCLVDGQPHWNVGVYSMARESQGDEIKALLERRKAGVEARNRAFPIRLYDPKDPLVAPHVLLVGDAAGIDPLLGEGISYSLEYGMLAAEHVKRALELGEFDFSGYERAVRDSHAGRKLRRLGLAAKVFYGARRRTWFRLARVSRRAQRAGMHWYNGVGPLSAPSSEINNRKP; encoded by the coding sequence ATGTCCGCAGCGACGGTTGAGAAACGCGATCTGGTGATCGTGGGTGCCGGTCCGGCCGGGACCGCGATGGCACTTCGTCTCGCACAGATCGATCCCGCTCTGGCGCAGCGGACACTGGTGCTGGACCGAGCGCAATTCCCTCGTGATAAAACCTGCGCCGGTGGTTTGATTCCACAAACGCTTTCTCTGCTGCGCTCGCTGGGTGTGGGGCTGGAAGTGCCCTATGTACGCGTCGATGAAGCGGTGGTCGAAGCGGGTGGTCCGGCGATTCGGATGCCTGATCAGGGTTGCTGCTTCGTGATTCGTCGATTCGAGTTCGACGCGATGCTCGTCGCCGAGGCGCGAGCTCGCGGGGTGGAAATACGAGAGGGCGCCTCGCTGCGGCAGGCGACCCCGGTCGGGGGTGGTATCCGTTTGGAGACGACCTCGGGGACGATCGATGCGCGCGTCGTCGTCGGTGCGGATGGTTCGGGAAGCCGAGTTCGGCGAGATCTCGTGACGCAGGAAGAAGGCTGGGTTGCGCGGGCGGCGATGGCAGACGTGCCGGTGGAGGGGGACTTGCCGGAATCGTTCCATTTTGATTTTCGCTCGGTCTTGCGCGAAGAACTCGATGGCTACGAGTGGTCCTTCCCCTGTCTGGTGGACGGCCAGCCGCACTGGAATGTCGGGGTCTACTCGATGGCACGTGAGTCGCAAGGCGATGAGATCAAGGCTCTGCTCGAGCGTCGCAAGGCGGGTGTCGAGGCGCGGAATCGTGCCTTCCCCATTCGACTCTACGATCCGAAGGATCCGCTGGTGGCGCCGCACGTCTTGCTGGTCGGCGACGCGGCCGGAATCGACCCTCTATTGGGGGAAGGCATATCGTATTCGCTCGAATACGGCATGCTGGCCGCGGAACACGTAAAGCGCGCCCTCGAGTTGGGCGAATTCGACTTTTCGGGCTATGAACGGGCGGTAAGAGATTCTCATGCGGGGCGAAAGTTGCGCCGGCTCGGTCTGGCCGCCAAAGTCTTCTATGGAGCGCGCCGTCGGACCTGGTTCCGGCTGGCGCGCGTCAGCCGTCGAGCTCAGCGGGCGGGCATGCATTGGTATAATGGAGTGGGTCCCTTGTCGGCCCCCTCAAGCGAAATCAACAACCGGAAGCCGTGA
- a CDS encoding acetyl-CoA C-acetyltransferase: MAEAVIVSATRTAIGSMGGSLSTVPATKLGAAAVREAVARAGIDPAEVGEVVLGHVLQAGQGLNSARVAYLEGGVPQEVPGYALNKACGSGLKAVANVASGIMLGEYDAGVAGGMENMSLAPYLLNKARYGYRLGHDKIFDSLINDGLTCPITDVHMGITAENIAAKYDLSREAQDAFAAGSQQKAVAAQEAGKFDAEIFAFDAPGKKRGETVSFAKDEFPRAGTTAESLGKLRAAFKKDGSVTAGNASGINDGAAALVVMNADVARDRGLQPLARIRGWASAGVDPSIMGMGPWPACEKALDRAGLSKDDIGLWELNEAFAAQSLGVLAELKIDADKVNVNGGAIALGHPIGCSGARVLVTLLHAMQDRDVERGIASLCIGGGQGVAMIVERG; this comes from the coding sequence ATGGCAGAGGCAGTCATCGTTTCAGCGACGCGTACCGCAATTGGTTCCATGGGTGGTTCGCTTTCTACAGTTCCCGCCACAAAGTTGGGGGCGGCTGCCGTCCGCGAGGCCGTCGCCCGTGCGGGCATCGACCCGGCCGAAGTCGGCGAAGTTGTCCTCGGTCATGTCCTGCAAGCTGGTCAGGGACTGAACTCGGCCCGCGTGGCCTATCTGGAGGGCGGGGTCCCTCAGGAGGTTCCGGGTTACGCCCTGAACAAGGCTTGTGGTTCGGGCCTGAAGGCCGTTGCAAACGTTGCCTCGGGCATCATGCTCGGTGAGTACGATGCTGGTGTCGCTGGTGGCATGGAGAATATGTCTCTGGCGCCTTACCTGCTGAACAAGGCACGTTACGGCTACCGTCTGGGTCATGACAAGATCTTCGATTCCTTGATCAATGATGGCCTGACCTGTCCGATCACCGATGTGCATATGGGGATTACGGCTGAGAATATCGCTGCCAAATATGATCTCTCGCGCGAGGCGCAGGACGCTTTCGCCGCCGGAAGCCAGCAGAAGGCTGTCGCCGCTCAGGAAGCCGGCAAGTTTGATGCAGAAATTTTTGCTTTCGATGCTCCGGGAAAGAAGCGTGGCGAGACAGTGTCGTTTGCCAAGGATGAATTTCCTCGCGCTGGCACCACCGCCGAGTCTCTCGGGAAATTACGTGCCGCCTTCAAGAAAGATGGCTCGGTGACGGCAGGAAACGCATCGGGGATCAATGATGGTGCGGCCGCGCTGGTTGTGATGAATGCTGATGTGGCCCGCGATCGTGGCTTGCAGCCGTTGGCCCGAATCCGCGGCTGGGCATCTGCCGGTGTGGATCCCTCCATCATGGGTATGGGACCGTGGCCCGCCTGCGAGAAGGCTCTGGACCGAGCCGGCCTCTCCAAGGACGATATCGGACTTTGGGAGTTGAACGAGGCGTTCGCGGCTCAGTCGCTGGGTGTTCTGGCCGAGCTCAAGATCGACGCCGACAAGGTGAACGTGAACGGCGGAGCGATTGCGTTGGGTCACCCGATTGGCTGCAGTGGTGCCCGCGTTTTGGTGACATTGCTCCACGCCATGCAGGATCGAGACGTTGAGCGCGGCATCGCTTCCCTCTGCATCGGCGGTGGGCAGGGCGTTGCCATGATCGTCGAGCGCGGATAA
- a CDS encoding HAD-IB family hydrolase: MHSFSSSEPTAAFFDIDGTLLSVNSATLYARYLRKKGIGRRRDLVRAGFYLALYRLGRLDIAKAAESAGSGIRGKSEEEVAAFAERWYREEIRQHIVPLMRSRLEEHRAAGHSIALLSSTTSYLAEPLGRDLDVEDLLVTRLEIQDGCFTGKPVPPICYGEGKIGYAREYLGERQISLQNAYFYTDSITDLPLLELVGFPEIVAPDRLLRRKARANGWPIIDP; the protein is encoded by the coding sequence ATCCATTCCTTTTCCTCCAGCGAGCCGACAGCAGCGTTCTTCGATATCGATGGAACGCTGCTGTCGGTGAACTCGGCGACACTCTACGCGCGTTATCTGCGCAAAAAGGGCATCGGCCGACGTCGGGATCTGGTTCGGGCGGGCTTTTACCTCGCTCTCTATCGGTTGGGTCGGTTGGATATTGCCAAGGCTGCAGAGAGTGCCGGCAGTGGCATCCGCGGCAAGTCCGAGGAGGAGGTCGCAGCCTTTGCCGAGCGCTGGTATCGCGAGGAGATCCGGCAGCATATTGTTCCGCTGATGCGGTCGCGCCTGGAGGAGCATCGCGCCGCCGGGCACTCGATTGCTTTGCTCTCGAGTACGACGAGCTATCTGGCCGAGCCTCTGGGGCGGGATCTGGACGTCGAAGACCTTCTCGTGACTCGGCTCGAGATTCAGGACGGCTGCTTCACCGGGAAGCCGGTACCTCCGATTTGCTACGGAGAGGGGAAGATCGGTTACGCTCGCGAATATCTGGGCGAACGCCAGATTTCCCTCCAGAATGCCTACTTTTATACCGACTCCATCACCGACCTTCCGCTGCTCGAGTTGGTCGGCTTCCCCGAGATTGTGGCGCCGGATCGACTCTTGCGACGAAAAGCTCGAGCGAACGGGTGGCCCATCATTGATCCTTGA